A stretch of Komagataella phaffii GS115 chromosome 2, complete sequence DNA encodes these proteins:
- a CDS encoding Allantoicase, converts allantoate to urea and ureidoglycolate: MKITRTDQQRFQDEVVLKYTDVIGEKLGGKVLSFSDEFFAKAENLLKPTAPVRDATRFVHTGAWYDGWETRRHNQEESDWVVIKMGVSSAQLIGAEVDTAFFNGNHAPFITVEAAICTDENIDSAKWDLIIDKQECGPSQKHFFVRDEITETAYTHVRLKQYPDGGIARFRLYGKVVPIRPSDVNTIIDLANVNNGGVVQAFSDQHFGSADNLLLPGRGHDMSDGWETKRSRSKGHIDWAVIALGDKTNIDHIVVDTAHFRGNFPQFIRIEGTYHEGETTPPLDEGWKIVVPQSKTGSDHEHSYEVQDKKTVFTHVKLVIIPDGGVKRVKVFGRVAQ; encoded by the coding sequence ATGAAGATTACTAGGACTGATCAACAACGCTTCCAAGATGAGGTGGTGTTGAAGTATACTGATGTAATCGGTGAGAAACTAGGAGGCAAGGTACTATCATTCAGTGATGAGTTTTTTGCAAAGGCGGAGAATCTTTTAAAACCAACTGCCCCTGTCAGAGACGCCACTAGATTTGTCCACACTGGCGCCTGGTATGACGGCTGGGAAACTAGAAGACATAATCAGGAAGAATCTGACTGGGTTGTGATTAAAATGGGAGTTTCCAGTGCCCAGCTAATTGGAGCTGAAGTGGATACAGCATTCTTTAATGGTAATCATGCCCCTTTTATTACAGTAGAGGCGGCTATCTGTACGGATGAAAATATTGATTCTGCCAAATGGGACCTGATTATTGATAAACAAGAATGTGGACCATCCCAGAAACATTTTTTTGTCAGAGACGAAATAACCGAAACCGCCTACACCCACGTCAGACTCAAGCAGTATCCTGATGGAGGAATAGCTAGATTCAGATTATATGGAAAAGTGGTACCTATACGACCAAGTGACGTTAATACCATTATTGATTTGGCAAACGTTAACAACGGAGGTGTTGTGCAGGCTTTCAGTGATCAACATTTTGGATCCGCAGACAATCTTTTGCTTCCAGGACGTGGCCACGATATGTCTGATGGATGGGAGACGAAAAGATCACGTTCTAAGGGTCACATTGACTGGGCAGTTATCGCACTTGGTGATAAAACAAACATTGATCACATTGTCGTTGATACGGCTCACTTTAGAGGTAACTTTCCTCAGTTCATCAGAATTGAAGGAACTTATCATGAAGGAGAAACCACACCTCCTTTGGATGAAGGCTGGAAAATAGTAGTTCCTCAAAGTAAAACAGGTTCTGACCATGAACATAGTTATGAAGTTCAAGATAAAAAGACTGTTTTTACCCATGTCAAGCTGGTTATTATTCCTGATGGTGGGGTGAAGAGagtcaaagtttttggtcGTGTAGCTCAATGA
- a CDS encoding Subunit of the mitochondrial F1F0 ATP synthase has translation MVNVTRYAVPILKPYWTFFAGAGITYYLIGKAANASMNSDEFINDPRHPRFNRGEKVIDIKALP, from the coding sequence ATGGTTAACGTCACCAGATACGCAGTTCCAATTCTCAAACCATATTGGACTTTTTTTGCCGGGGCAGGTATCACCTACTACTTGATCGGCAAGGCTGCCAATGCTTCTATGAATAGCGATGAATTCATTAATGATCCAAGACATCCTCGTTTTAACAGAGGAGAGAAAGTCATTGACATAAAGGCTTTACCATGA
- a CDS encoding Cystathionine gamma-synthase, converts cysteine into cystathionine: protein MISQKIGDSIPNNTAHAVSVTLPTWEATVGYEEGEDWVVERMSTGYPRFFIHQEIKLLCKLLEDCYGRESERCLVFPTYNVAKRCREFIKKYTKLDQVNVRILQLSTPSPKNEDERAYRLETHISIAFFPASEFSVAKQYWQHSGEGISSRMGEYCLHELKYLAEGIEDHRSNSPGNNQVGQRSRKSRSSRSSIVDLNNNTNEYSTFIEERFGRNLDMRFHNEAKSLLKRRIAGKIGESQDEGSASTERAAISELSQDDVYLYPSGMTSIFNAYLAILSIGHADRKSVCFGFPYVDTLNILKKFGPGVHFYGLGDDSSLDELEQQLASGLKISSLFCECPSNPLLKTPDLLRVKSLAQRYDFLVVVDETIGNFLNIHVLPYADMVVSSLTKVFSGASNVMGGSLILNPDSPHYESLKAYFNSRFEDLYWAQDVIYMERNSRDFETRSDKVNRNAEAVVNYLSNSSLIKEIYYPSLSGSKEHYDKIKTPLGGYGGLLSLVFIEAERAKCFFNSLKLSKGPSLGTNFTLACPYSILAHFQELDEIEKWGVDRNLIRISIGLEPELQLLAILKEALQTASEVDIKKKIASIE, encoded by the coding sequence ATGATATCCCAAAAAATTGGTGACTCTATTCCCAATAATACCGCACATGCTGTTTCCGTCACTCTTCCGACATGGGAAGCTACCGTTGGCTACGAAGAAGGAGAGGACTGGGTGGTAGAAAGGATGTCCACTGGGTATCCtagatttttcattcatcAAGAGATCAAACTTCTCTGCAAACTATTAGAAGATTGTTATGGAAGAGAAAGTGAGCGCTGCTTGGTATTTCCTACCTACAATGTAGCTAAGAGATGCCGAGAGTTCATAAAAAAATATACTAAGTTGGACCAAGTCAACGTTCGTATCCTCCAACTGTCGACACCTAGTCCTAAGAATGAGGACGAACGAGCGTACAGGTTAGAAACCCATATCAGCATAGCATTTTTTCCAGCTTCCGAATTCAGTGTAGCCAAACAATATTGGCAACATTCTGGAGAGGGAATATCCTCTAGAATGGGAGAATATTGTCTGCACGAGTTAAAGTACTTGGCCGAAGGAATTGAGGACCATCGGAGTAATTCTCCAGGCAATAATCAAGTTGGGCAGAGATCCCGCAAATCGAGATCGTCTAGGTCTTCGATTGTCGACCTCAATAACAATACTAATGAGTATTCTACTTTCATCGAGGAGCGCTTTGGTCGAAATCTTGACATGAGGTTCCACAATGAAGCTAAATCCCTACTTAAACGGAGGATTGCCGGAAAAATTGGAGAGTCCCAAGATGAGGGCTCGGCATCAACTGAAAGAGCAGCCATCTCAGAATTATCGCAAGACGATGTGTATTTGTATCCCTCGGGGATGacttccattttcaacGCATATTTAGCAATTCTGAGTATTGGGCATGCTGACAGGAAATCTGTATGTTTCGGATTTCCCTATGTAGACACGCTAAACATTCTAAAGAAATTTGGTCCTGGGGTCCATTTCTACGGATTGGGCGATGATTCATCATTAGACGAACTGGAACAGCAACTGGCATCCGGATTGAAGATCAGCAGCTTATTTTGCGAGTGTCCTTCCAACCCTCTCCTAAAGACGCCAGATCTGCTACGTGTTAAATCGTTGGCTCAAAGATACGACTTTTtagttgttgttgatgagaCAATTGGAAATTTTCTTAATATCCACGTTCTTCCATATGCTGACATGGTTGTATCCTCTTTAACCAAAGTGTTCAGCGGAGCTTCGAATGTTATGGGTGGgtcattgattttgaatcCAGACTCCCCTCATTATGAATCCTTGAAGGCGTACTTCAATTCTCGCTTTGAAGACCTTTACTGGGCCCAAGATGTCATCTATATGGAAAGAAACAGTCgagattttgaaacacGTTCAGATAAAGTAAACCGAAACGCGGAGGCAGTTGTAAATTATCTTTCCAATTCATCCCTCATTAAAGAGATCTACTATCCATCCTTGTCAGGATCAAAAGAGCACTACGATAAGATTAAGACACCACTAGGAGGGTATGGAGGATTGCTATCACTGGTATTCATTGAAGCGGAAAGAGCAAAGtgctttttcaacagcttgAAGTTGAGCAAGGGCCCTTCACTAGGTACAAACTTCACATTGGCATGTCCTTATTCGATTCTAGCACATTTCCAGGAATTGGACGAGATCGAAAAGTGGGGAGTGGACCGTAATTTAATCCGGATTAGTATCGGTTTGGAACCCGAACTTCAGTTGTTAGCCATACTCAAAGAGGCCTTGCAAACAGCAAGCGAGGTTgacatcaaaaagaaaatagCTAGTATAGAATAA
- a CDS encoding Alpha-1,2-mannosidase involved in ER quality control — protein sequence MMAKAFLVFILAYFLYYLTSHITNFWPVHTIVEQPGHNEIWKARKDEVRKVFHESWVDYVKHGWGKDVYHPVSQTAENMGQNPLGWIIVDSLDTLHLMNLSKELTRASDWIKHELDYDFDYEVNVFETTIRMLGGFLSAFHLTKDNLYLDKAVDLADRLIGSFESNSGIPYASVNLKTGKGVRSHVDMGSSSTAEVATLQLEFKYLSQLTGNSIYWKKVEHIIAVLDSNHPTDGLVPIYVQPDTGSYWGNLIRLGSRGDSYYEYLIKQYLQTNETVYKEMYDEAIRGVKKHLVRKSIPSRLTFIGELPNGINGEFSNKMDHLVCFLGGTLAVGATNGLTINEARQSDFWNPEREFQFSLGKELTQTCYKMYHDVSATGLAPEIVVFNTDRKVQHDFYIKPADKHNLQRPETVESLFYMYKITRDPMYRDWGYKIFKNFVKHTRVTSGGRNNNVRYSCLQDVTATIPKYRDNLESFWFAETLKYLYLLFDDDVAEQWDLNKVVFNTEAHPFPRFFQNLKFKTGWERVKPTSPLSS from the coding sequence ATGATGGCAAAAGCGTTTTTGGTATTCATATTGGcatattttctttactATTTGACCTCTCATATTACAAATTTCTGGCCGGTACACACTATTGTTGAGCAACCAGGACACAATGAGATATGGAAGGCCCGAAAAGATGAAGTTCGTAAAGTGTTTCACGAGTCATGGGTGGATTATGTAAAGCACGGTTGGGGGAAGGATGTGTATCATCCTGTCTCTCAAACTGCAGAGAATATGGGTCAAAATCCTTTGGGCTGGATTATCGTTGACAGTCTTGATACTTTGCACTTGATGAACTTGAGTAAAGAACTAACGCGTGCCAGTGATTGGATTAAACATGAACTCGACTACGACTTTGATTATGAGGTCAATGTATTTGAAACAACGATTCGAATGCTAGGGGGCTTCCTATCAGCTTTTCATCTCACCAAAGACAATTTGTATCTGGACAAGGCAGTAGACTTGGCAGACAGACTTATTGGCAGTTTTGAATCGAACTCTGGGATCCCATATGCGTCTgtcaacttgaaaactgGCAAAGGTGTTCGGTCACATGTTGATATGGGCTCCAGCTCAACTGCTGAAGTGGCAACACTCCAACTAGAGTTCAAGTATCTTTCTCAATTAACTGGGAATAGCATTTATTGGAAAAAGGTTGAACACATTATAGCTGTTTTGGATTCCAACCATCCCACGGATGGACTGGTGCCTATTTATGTTCAACCGGATACTGGCTCATATTGGGGTAATCTGATCAGGTTGGGGTCCAGGGGTGACTCCTATTACGAATATCTTATCAAGCAATATCTGCAAACGAATGAGACTGTCTACAAAGAAATGTACGATGAGGCTATACGAGGAGTGAAGAAACATTTGGTACGGAAGTCAATCCCAAGTAGATTAACATTTATCGGTGAATTACCTAATGGTATCAATGGTGAGTTTTCTAATAAGATGGACCATCTTGTTTGTTTCCTTGGTGGAACTTTAGCAGTTGGAGCCACCAATGGACTAACCATCAATGAAGCTCGTCAATCTGACTTTTGGAACCCTGAAAGGGAATTCCAGTTTTCACTTGGTAAAGAGCTTACCCAAACGTGCTACAAAATGTATCACGACGTTTCAGCAACTGGTTTGGCGCCAGAAATTGTGGTATTCAATACTGATAGAAAAGTCCAGCATGATTTTTACATTAAGCCTGCGGATAAACACAACTTGCAAAGACCGGAGACTGTGGAATCCTTATTTTATATGTACAAAATCACCAGAGATCCAATGTATCGTGACTGGGGCTAtaaaattttcaagaactttgtCAAGCATACACGCGTAACCAGCGGCGGAAGAAACAACAATGTTCGTTACTCTTGTTTGCAAGATGTCACAGCAACTATCCCTAAATATAGAGACAACTTGGAATCATTCTGGTTTGCAGAAACATTAAAATACCTCTATTTGCTCTTCGATGATGATGTGGCTGAACAATGGGATCTCAATAAGGTTGTATTTAATACTGAAGCACACccttttccaagattctTCCAAAACCTAAAGTTCAAAACTGGCTGGGAGAGAGTTAAGCCTACATCACCTTTATCATCGTAG
- a CDS encoding Alpha subunit of the heteromeric nascent polypeptide-associated complex (NAC), translating into MSVEEPKIEEITENQETNEQAEVSQQEIPEGAQVRIISKNEKKARAAILKLDLKKVKGISRVTFRKKGNYILAISAPEVYRTPAGSYVVFGEAEVEDLNKRYAETAAAQQAAQQAAQSAGQSVDAEGTPSKDPASITADLEASANAPNKEDDDDDEEVDATGVDSADIDIVVEQTGVSRNKAIKALKTHNGDMVNAIMSLSS; encoded by the coding sequence atgtcTGTCGAAGaaccaaagattgaagaaataACTGAGAACCAAGAGACCAACGAACAAGCCGAGGTTTCCCAACAAGAAATCCCAGAAGGTGCTCAAGTTCGTATCATCTCTaagaatgaaaagaagGCTAGAGCCGCTATCCTCAAATTGGACTTGAAAAAGGTTAAGGGAATTTCCAGAGTCACTTTCCGTAAAAAGGGTAACTACATTTTGGCTATTAGTGCCCCTGAAGTCTACAGGACCCCAGCTGGGTCCTACGTTGTCTTCGGTGAGGcagaagttgaagatttgaacaaGCGATATGCTGAGACTGCAGCTGCTCAGCAAGCTGCTCAGCAGGCTGCCCAATCTGCTGGCCAGTCTGTTGATGCCGAAGGAACACCTTCTAAGGACCCCGCATCTATCACTGCCGACTTGGAAGCCTCAGCCAATGCCCCAAATAAGGAGgacgatgacgatgacgagGAGGTTGATGCCACTGGAGTAGATAGTGCCGATATTGACATCGTTGTTGAACAAACAGGAGTTAGCAGAAACAAGGCTATTAAGGCATTGAAGACTCACAATGGCGATATGGTCAACGCTATTATGTCTTTATCTTCTTAA